A window of the Streptomyces sp. NBC_00250 genome harbors these coding sequences:
- a CDS encoding HAD-IA family hydrolase yields the protein MSNRRTGLILDFGGVLTTPLLPAVLAFEQREGLPQGACLTALYKDDEGVRITSDLERGAVSQTEWNEFAGKMLGVPAGNLMGRIFGDLRPEPLMISAAAAARRAGIKVGILSNSVGLTPWDLYDGYELERLYDVVVISEQHLLRKPDPELFEITLKLMDLPAEECVFVDDTEGYVQAAEQLGLAGVHNQDPQQTVATLSELLGVDLTAS from the coding sequence ATGTCCAACCGCCGCACCGGCCTCATCCTCGATTTCGGAGGCGTTCTCACCACTCCGCTGCTGCCCGCAGTGCTCGCCTTCGAGCAGCGCGAGGGACTTCCACAGGGCGCCTGCCTCACGGCCCTGTACAAGGACGACGAGGGCGTCCGGATCACCAGCGACCTCGAGCGCGGAGCGGTCTCCCAGACCGAGTGGAACGAGTTTGCCGGCAAGATGCTGGGCGTGCCGGCTGGCAACTTGATGGGCCGCATCTTCGGCGACCTTCGCCCCGAGCCGCTGATGATCAGTGCGGCTGCCGCAGCGAGGCGAGCCGGGATCAAGGTGGGCATCCTGTCCAACTCCGTGGGCTTGACGCCTTGGGACCTGTACGACGGCTACGAGCTTGAGCGGCTGTACGACGTCGTGGTGATCTCCGAGCAGCACCTGCTGCGCAAGCCTGACCCCGAGCTCTTCGAGATCACGCTCAAGCTCATGGATCTGCCGGCCGAGGAGTGCGTCTTCGTCGACGACACCGAGGGTTACGTCCAGGCAGCGGAGCAGCTCGGCCTCGCGGGGGTGCACAACCAGGACCCCCAGCAGACGGTGGCCACTCTCTCCGAGCTGCTCGGCGTGGACCTTACGGCGTCCTAG
- a CDS encoding helix-turn-helix domain-containing protein — translation MPRQFDGSRVRAVRRGKDLHQKELAEMVGVSAPTIARWESGQDFPKGEKLPAIAAALGQPLDALFPHDGPPDLQLLRCDAGLSVAQAAAIIGASRVPVSNAESGRRRLSDAYVQPLARAYGVTAEQLSDAQDCSFGLRPRAPRDEQASAPRTVGEKINYLLQHGYVGQEAPSDEEIARLVNEHAGVAAVTAGDIDALRAGATTEASDVVRAGLAEALQVDAALFQDDAQVDPAAREFLEALRFLGSIHRGQILGLAARGNSRGLSAEMMAHINELVGELKHKLPEVHDGE, via the coding sequence GTGCCACGTCAGTTCGACGGCAGTCGCGTACGTGCTGTCCGGCGGGGCAAGGACCTCCACCAGAAGGAGTTGGCCGAGATGGTGGGCGTCAGCGCCCCCACTATCGCGAGATGGGAGAGCGGCCAGGACTTCCCCAAGGGCGAGAAGCTTCCCGCGATCGCCGCGGCGCTTGGCCAGCCGCTCGATGCCCTCTTCCCCCATGACGGTCCACCGGACCTGCAGCTCCTGCGCTGCGACGCCGGCCTCAGCGTGGCGCAGGCCGCTGCGATCATCGGCGCGAGCCGCGTACCGGTGAGTAACGCCGAATCCGGCCGGCGCCGACTCAGCGATGCTTACGTGCAGCCGCTCGCACGGGCGTACGGGGTGACCGCAGAGCAACTGTCGGACGCCCAGGACTGCTCGTTCGGGCTTCGCCCCAGGGCCCCGCGTGACGAGCAGGCGTCCGCCCCCCGCACGGTCGGAGAGAAGATCAACTACCTCCTGCAGCACGGGTACGTTGGTCAGGAAGCGCCCTCTGATGAGGAAATCGCACGGCTCGTCAATGAGCATGCGGGCGTGGCGGCCGTCACCGCCGGCGACATCGATGCTCTTCGCGCGGGTGCCACGACGGAGGCTTCTGATGTGGTGCGTGCCGGCCTAGCCGAGGCGCTCCAGGTCGACGCGGCCCTCTTCCAGGACGATGCCCAGGTCGACCCTGCGGCCCGCGAGTTCCTGGAGGCACTCCGCTTCCTCGGCTCGATTCACCGAGGGCAGATCCTCGGCCTGGCTGCCCGCGGCAACAGCAGGGGCCTGTCTGCCGAGATGATGGCCCACATCAACGAGCTCGTCGGAGAGCTCAAGCACAAGCTGCCCGAGGTGCACGACGGGGAGTGA
- a CDS encoding transcriptional regulator, whose protein sequence is MLAMPSGTLTCPDTDRRHRLAAQLAAVIPGAATIRVSLNDPKQKWPHLHAIVKDAAGKTLEPNRTTVRVAARWILRVWPEADWTRPHVFELSDAALTRSDLTATGRGR, encoded by the coding sequence ATGCTCGCCATGCCGAGCGGAACCCTGACCTGCCCGGACACCGACCGCCGACACCGCCTCGCGGCCCAGCTCGCCGCCGTGATCCCGGGCGCGGCCACAATCCGGGTCAGCCTCAACGATCCGAAGCAGAAGTGGCCCCACCTGCACGCCATCGTCAAGGACGCGGCCGGGAAGACCCTGGAGCCGAACCGTACGACCGTTCGGGTCGCCGCCCGCTGGATCCTGCGCGTCTGGCCGGAGGCGGACTGGACCCGGCCGCACGTCTTCGAGCTCTCCGACGCCGCCCTCACCCGCAGCGACCTGACCGCCACCGGTCGGGGCCGCTGA